Proteins encoded together in one Penicillium digitatum chromosome 1, complete sequence window:
- a CDS encoding Mitochondrial substrate/solute carrier: MPHVEFASGHSTGSQFRTDSNTDLGTSWTAQFEDSTMATTSATGSPPAPKTPVPTDDITPGQRMVSATAGNVLTGLLVTPLDVVRVRLQSQSQVYNHSPFTSHTTQTLKNLPPNLGITSCCREVFWVGNDAQICMLGPQVTAVGTNLHPAIDCAVKETQRKTFTSTLDGLRKIARNEGTLTLWRGLSPTLMMGIPANVIYFAGYDWLRTDDRSPIKQHVSEGYAPLIAGSLARVAAAAATSPLEMFRTRLQATPGTGAGHFSATVQDLYHMTQAKGYSSLWRGFTLTMWRDVPFSGLYWWGYEEVRKALIAARQKAPHLSGSEKEPPESSLQAFLDSFISGGISGSLAALVTTPFDVGKTRQQVFRHLDDIPLTGTTPRTALPTGILAPEQLPLPKFLMHIFREEGTAGLFRGWTARCLKVAPACAIMISTYELGKRMAREVNERRHSDA; encoded by the exons ATGCCGCACGTGGAATTCGCTTCAGGCCATAGCACTGGCAGCCAGTTCCGCACAGACTCAAACACCGATCTGGGGACGTCATGGACTGCACAGTTTGAAGATTCTACAATGGCCACCACGTCTGCGACAGGCTCTCCCCCCGCGCCCAAGACCCCTGTTCCAACAGATGATATCACTCCTGGGCAGCGGATGGTGTCTGCGACCGCCGGCAATGTCTTGACCGGACTTCTAG TGACACCATTGGATGTCGTACGAGTCCGCTTACAGTCGCAATCACAGGTCTACAACCATTCCCCCTTTACCTCTCACACCACCCAAACCTTGAAAAATCTCCCTCCAAATCTCGGGATCACCTCCTGCTGTCGCGAGGTCTTCTGGGTCGGAAACGATGCCCAAATATGCATGCTAGGGCCTCAGGTGACCGCGGTCGGAACTAATTTACACCCGGCGATTGACTGCGCGGTCAAAGAAACGCAGCGGAAAACATTCACATCAACACTCGATGGACTTCGGAAGATCGCGCGCAATGAAGGAACCTTGACACTGTGGCGAGGGCTGAGCCCGACACTGATGATGGGAATCCCGGCCAATGTCATCTACTTTGCTGGTTATGACTGGTTGCGTACAGATGATCGGAGTCCCATCAAGCAGCACGTGTCCGAAGGCTATGCGCCCTTGATAGCCGGGTCCTTGGCTCGCGTCGCAGCTGCAGCAGCAACCAGTCCGCTGGAGATGTTTCGGACGCGTCTCCAGGCAACTCCGGGAACGGGTGCGGGCCACTTCAGCGCCACTGTGCAGGATTTGTACCATATGACGCAGGCAAAGGGATACAGCTCGCTCTGGCGAGGGTTCACTCTCACCATGTGGCGCGATGTTCCTTTCTCCGGACTCTACTGGTGGGGATATGAGGAGGTGAGAAAGGCACTGATTGCGGCGCGCCAGAAGGCTCCTCATCTTTCGGGCTCTGAGAAAGAGCCTCCAGAGTCAAGCCTCCAAGCTTTCCTCGATAGTTTCATTTCCGGAGGTATTTCAGGATCCTTAGCAGCACTTGTTACTACTCCTTTCGATGTTGGTAAGACCCGACAGCAAGTTTTCCGACATTTGGACGACATCCCTCTCACTGGCACCACTCCCCGCACGGCATTACCCACTGGCATCTTGGCGCCAGAGCAATTGCCCTTACCGAAATTTCTCATGCACATCTTCCGTGAAGAAGGTACTGCTGGCCTATTCCGTGGTTGGACGGCGCGATGTCTAAAAGTTGCCCCGGCGTGCGCCATCATGATCTCAACCTATGAGCTTGGAAAACGCATGGCCCGAGAGGTTAACGAACGGCGACACTCTGACGCATAA
- a CDS encoding Calcium/calmodulin-dependent protein kinase II isoform, producing the protein MEDCLSWQECGIVHTDLKPTNILLQLETPEETIEKDLSETPPRISTECGITKPLGEVISTPLISSMRNPHIKIIDFGVASWSDNHLSDLVRSPALRAPEVTIGARWDAKVDIWSLGCLIIEFVQGIVPFSGVGSKNGSWTADDDRLARTIEVLGDFPPGLLQDGSKTAEFFNTNGSLLRISDLIPTSLERVINGTERPFLKPNDMPDTEIPIFIDFLQSMLTIDPAHRKSAAELLRHEWLKL; encoded by the exons ATGGAAGATTGCCTCTCATGGCA AGAGTGTGGAATCGTTCATACCG ATCTAAAGCCTACCAACATACTACTCCAGCTGGAAACTCCGGAAGAAACCATTGAGAAAGATCTATCGGAAACTCCTCCTCGGATCAGTACTGAGTGTGGTATTACCAAGCCACTCGGAGAGGTCATCAGCACACCGCTCATCTCGAGTATGCGTAATCCGCACATCAAAATAATTGACTTCGGCGTTG CTTCTTGGTCAGACAATCATCTATCAGACTTAGTCCGATCTCCAGCTTTACGAGCACCCGAAGTTACGATCGGTGCTCGTTGGGATGCGAAGGTTGATATCTGGAGCCTCGGTTGCCTT ATCATTGAATTTGTCCAGGGGATAGTGCCTTTCTCTGGAGTGGGATCAAAAAATGGTTCATGGACAGCTGATGATGACCGACTCGCTAGGACGATTGAAGTACTTGGTGATTTCCCGCCCGGGCTTCTTCAAGACGGAAGCAAGACTGCAGAGTTCTTCAACACAAATG GATCTCTTCTTCGAATCTCGGATCTGATACCGACGAGTCTCGAAAGGGTCATAAATGGCACAGAAAGGCCTTTTCTCAAACCCAATGATATGCCCGACACTGAAATTCCCATCTTCATCGACTTCCTCCAAAGCATGCTTACAATTGATCCAGCACACCGAAAGTCAGCTGCGGAGTTGCTGCGACATGAATGGCTTAAACTATGA
- a CDS encoding Glycoside hydrolase, family 32: MKAATTASVLALIWERATAQDYNAPPPDLATLPELSLFETWRPHTHVLPPNGQIGDPCAHYVDPETGRFHVGFLHNGTGIAAVLTEDLVHYYDVRPNGNFSIVAGGPNDPVAVFDGSVIPRGVDDKPTLLYTSVSSLPIHWTLAYTRGSESQSLAVTYDGGKNFTKLDIPPVIPEPPVDVNVTGFRDPYVFQNVDLDKSLGNTEGTWYTTISGGVHDVGPGLFLYQNTSPDFEQWEYLGEWYNEPANSTWGNGDWSKVFGYNFETTNAFGLTREGYSYSGSPFMTIAVESSYVPIQPSVSSLHAQLWLAGSIGVSEGENVTFTPDMVGVFDWGLASYAAAGKVVPQSSLPSTASGAPDRFISYVWLTGDVFGGIVGFPAAQQGWQNTLLTARELSIKAIPNVVNNDLVKETGSWRLTADSDSAGECVELETLGIDIARETYSAMTDTPGFTEPGRTLTSAGVIPFTRSPDTKFFVLEAEISFDARASGLQTGFQILASELESTTIYYQFSNESIMIDRSKTSAAADTTSGIDASPESGRLRLFDINDNCGNNSSDSGNGGSGGHGIYGGHGGQGGYAGHGDHKCGEKDEQGVHHSTDCKSDPAPESDAHSSHSSEVGEEHIETLSLTIVVDNSVLEVYANSRFVLSTWVRPWYENSTEIRFFQNGEGEASFNNIRVADGLYDAYPDRDQ; this comes from the exons ATGAAGGCTGCAACGACAGCATCGGTTTTGGCCTTGATCTGGGAGAGAGCCACTGCACAAGACTACAACGCTCCGCCCCCCGATCTCGCGACTCTACCTGAACTCTCTTTGTTCGAGACATGGAGGCCCCACACGCATGTGCTTCCACCAAACGGCCAGATTGGCGATCCATGCGCCCACTACGTTGATCCTGAGACAGGGCGCTTCCACGTCGGATTTCTCCACAACGGTACTGGAATCGCGGCAGTTCTCACGGAGGATCTTGTTCATTATTACGATGTGAGACCCAATGGCAACTTCTCTATCGTTGCTGGCGGTCCCAATGACCCCGTTGCGGTTTTCGATGGCTCTGTGATCCCGAGAGGAGTTGACGACAAACCGACCTTGTTATACACCTCTGTCTCGTCCTTGCCAATCCATTGGACACTGGCTTACACCCGAGGAAGTGAATCACAGTCTCTGGCCGTCACATACGACGGAGGAAAGAACTTTACCAAGCTGGATATTCCGCCTGTGATTCCCGAGCCCCCAGTAGACGTGAATGTAACAGGTTTCCGCGACCCGTACGTTTTCCAAAACGTGGATCTAGACAAATCTCTTGGAAATACCGAAGGTACTTGGTATACGACCATTTCAGGTGGTGTTCATGATGTCGGACCTGGCCTGTTCCTCTACCAGAACACGAGCCCCGATTTCGAGCAGTGGGAGTATCTTGGAGAATGGTACAATGAGCCGGCCAACTCAACGTGGGGAAATGGAGACTGGTCAAAGGTCTTTGGATACAATTTCGAGACTACCAACGCATTCGGCCTCACCAGAGAAGGTTACAGCTACAGCGGCAGTCCTTTCATGACCATTGCAGTAGAGAGCTCATACGTGCCCATCCAGCCATCGGTCTCTTCACTCCATGCCCAGCTTTGGCTAGCAGGGTCAATTGGAGTCTCCGAGGGTGAAAACGTCACATTCACCCCTGATATGGTTGGTGTCTTTGACTGGGGCTTGGCTTCTTATGCCGCAGCGGGCAAAGTTGTTCCCCAGTCTTCCCTCCCATCTACTGCCAGCGGCGCCCCGGACCGTTTTATCAGCTATGTGTGGCTCACTGGAGATGTTTTCGGGGGAATTGTGGGCTTCCCAGCGGCGCAACAAGGATGGCAAAACACTTTGTTGACGGCGCGCGAGTTGTCCATCAAAGCCATTCCCAATGTGGTCAACAACGATCTTGTGAAGGAGACAGGTTCGTGGCGTTTAACTGCTGACTCCGACTCCGCGGGTGAGTGCGTTGAACTTGAGACACTTGGAATCGACATTGCCCGGGAGACCTACAGTGCTATGACTGATACTCCTGGCTTCACCGAGCCAGGCCGGACGCTCACGAGTGCCGGTGTCATTCCCTTTACTCGCTCCCCGGATACCAAGTTCTTTGTTCTGGAAGCTGAGATCAGCTTCGACGCACGTGCTTCTGGCCTGCAAACCGGTTTCCAGATCCTGGCATCCGAGCTTGAGTCAACCACTATTTACTACCAGTTCTCAAATGAGTCCATCATGATTGATCGGTCCAAAACCAGCGCTGCTGCAGACACCACCTCCGGCATCGATGCGTCACCAGAGTCTGGACGTCTTCGTCTATTTGACATCAACGACAACTGTGGCAACAATAGCAGTGATAGTGGTAATGGAGGCAGCGGTGGCCATGGGATTTACGGTGGTCACGGCGGCCAAGGTGGCTACGCCGGCCACGGCGACCACAAGTGTGGTGAAAAGGACGAACAGGGTGTGCATCATTCGACTGACTGCAAGTCTGACCCTGCGCCAGAAAGCGATGCCCACTCGTCTCATTCCAGCGAGGTTGGTGAGGAGCACATTGAGACTCTAAGCCTCACCATCGTGGTGGACAACTCTGTGCTGGAAGTCTACGCGAACTCTCGCTTTGTACTGTCCACCTGGGTCCG GCCTTGGTACGAAAACTCTACTGAGATTCGCTTCTTCCAAAATGGAGAGGGTGAAGCATCTTTCAACAACATTCGCGTTGCTGATGGGTTGTATGATGCTTATCCGGACCGAGACCAATGA
- a CDS encoding F-box protein (Pof7), putative: protein MDDNDELASFRQQWREEVTRRSRPKDAPPAPAPPSRTAPPARLPPTRHEASHRKEIEEEGPPLASFDADELAQQVGELTVEPLEDDFSRREVAEPTSALEHFERAVEKEAEGNLGDSLSHYRKAYRLDSAVDKSYRNKHYSHVWKKPHLAVPTAPVAATQQPTEVPTLPTPELIASFAHLPIPQLDPIVENTPPPPCPIATVPSEVLVEILRHVAMDDPSAFGRMALVCKRIAYHFAHEQQIWRRICQGRRFGFGGMHYDFACDLHGEPIYTLAPRYTPFPNDEPVEIPSPLSSWSQVFQTLPRIRFTGIYISTVNYTRPGAASAYTNLSWNSPIHIVTYYRYLRFYPDGSVISLLTSTEPADVVPHISKENVVAARAPAHRKHQRRPSDAGHTLSGATDAVPPLAMNTLKHGLRGRWHLALPVDTSESSEPPAAAWKPDIASDQKSILSDERDLIIETEGVDSKYVYTMHLSLRSSAVPKSAQVGPAPSNPSKNTKLAWKGFWSYNRLTDDWGEFGLRNDRAFVFRRVRGWGLD, encoded by the exons ATGGACGACAACGACGAGCTCGCGTCGTTCCGTCAACAGTGGCGCGAGGAGGTCACTCGTCGATCAAGACCTAAGGATGcccctcctgctcctgctcctccgaGTCGGACTGCCCCGCCGGCTCGTCTTCCGCCTACACGTCATGAGGCCTCTCACCggaaagaaattgaagaggAGGGTCCCCCGCTGGCTTCTTTCGACGCGGATGAACTGGCCCAACAAGTTGGAGAGTTGACTGTAGAACCACTCGAAGATGACTTCTCACGTCGAGAGGTAGCAGAACCAACGTCTGCACTAGAGCACTTTGAACGAGCGGTCGAGAAGGAGGCCGAAGGAAACCTGGGAGATAGTCTTTCGCATTACCGAAAGGCCTATAGA CTAGATTCCGCCGTTGACAAGTCCTACCGCAATAAGCACTATTCCCATGTGTGGAAGAAGCCGCATCTGGCCGTGCCCACTGCTCCTGTCGCTGCGACCCAACAGCCCACAGAGGTACCGACTCTTCCGACACCTGAGCTGATCGCGTCATTTGCACACCTGCCGATTCCTCAGTTGGATCCTATCGTCGAAAACACACCGCCGCCGCCTTGCCCGATTGCCACCGTACCGTCGGAAGTTCTGGTGGAGATTTTGCGCCATGTGGCGATGGATGACCCATCTGCCTTTGGTCGGATGGCACTAGTCTGTAAGCGGATTGCCTATCACTTCGCCCATGAGCAGCAGATTTGGCGACGAATCTGTCAAGGCCGGAGATTCGGCTTCGGAGGAATGCATTATGATTTTGCATGCGACCTGCATGGGGAGCCGATCTACACCCTTGCGCCGCGATACACTCCATTTCCCAACGACGAGCCTGTGGAAATTCCCTCGCCGCTGTCTTCATGGAGCCAAGTGTTCCAGACCCTTCCTCGGATTCGGTTCACGGGCATCTACATCAGCACGGTCAACTACACTCGGCCTGGTGCGGCATCTGCGTACACGAATCTGTCGTGGAACAGTCCCATTCACATTGTGACCTACTACCGCTATCTGCGGTTTTATCCGGATGGCTCGGTAATCTCATTGCTCACCTCGACGGAGCCTGCCGATGTGGTTCCTCACATCAGTAAAGAGAATGTGGTGGCGGCGCGCGCCCCAGCGCACCGAAAGCATCAACGACGTCCCTCCGATGCGGGTCATACCCTCTCTGGGGCCACTGATGCCGTGCCACCTCTTGCCATGAACACATTAAAGCATGGCCTTCGGGGCCGGTGGCATTTAGCCTTGCCCGTTGACACCTCTGAATCTTCCGAACCCCCCGCCGCGGCCTGGAAGCCGGACATAGCGTCTGATCAGAAATCCATCCTTTCAGATGAGCGGGATCTCATCATTGAAACGGAAGGTGTCGATTCCAAGTACGTTTACACGATGCATCTATCGCTCCGTTCCTCGGCTGTACCTAAATCCGCCCAAGTCGGGCCGGCTCCCTCCAACCCATCAAAAAACACTAAATTAGCCTGGAAGGGCTTCTGGAGTTACAACAGACTTACGGATGACTGGGGAGAGTTTGGTCTTCGTAATGACCGGGCATTCGTGTTCCGTCGCGTGCGCGGCTGGGGCCTGGACTGA
- a CDS encoding PAS-associated, C-terminal, with amino-acid sequence MPRTDLHRLQAFDGLGSPDAESLRSLTETIQDEYHEWVSESSRSSRTDQLLDNFPQPPRSESLDAIEEEEMGVYPTPKPSIKNLRRHATADELPLLQQINPNEGALELNPVSEENGSYDLIAPYDGGDLSLFQLERTADIMFSSEHMLTILNNPRYLARFRDFLLEERPRSIITLTYYLNASKALKAIQYANALVRLSVDVPPPVVQTDGEAAGATVNRVLEQRVVDGLLALTAEELPAFITSRCIAITSKIVEQRVRGTLPMKFRGNSNALAEVFCLTDPSRPDNPIIFASEEFHRTTQYGMDYGLGRNCRFLQGPKTNANSVRRLREAIHAGQHHSEMFLNYRRDGSPFMNLLQCAPLCDSHGHVKYFVGAQIDVSGLAMDGVSMESLMELQHKYRGPDEDSIAESPEPEAKDEFRELTELFSPRELSAVLQHGGHLFQPKALQSPHQPRSWLQTDISQDRETESLRLQDVKSPFSRMSFVGVYENYLLVRPYPSLRILFTSPALQIPGILQSPFLSRIGSSSAVKEDLLQAMKVGRSVTARIRWATRSNPDGRYRWVHCTPLLANNGQVGVWMVVVVDDG; translated from the exons ATGCCTCGTACAGATCTTCATCGTCTCCAGGCGTTCGATGGGCTAGGAAGCCCCGATGCAGAGTCGTTGCGCTCATTGACGGAAACAATCCAAGATGAATACCACGAATGGGTCAGCGAGTCTAGTCGGTCCTCGCG AACCGATCAATTACTGGACAACTTTCCCCAACCACCAAGGTCGGAAAGTTTGGATGcgattgaagaggaagagatgggagtatatcctaccccaAAACCTTCCATCAAGAACCTGCGCCGACATGCGACGGCCGATGAGCTCCCTCTTCTACAACAAATTAATCCAAATGAGGGAGCGCTAGAGTTGAATCCCGTCAGTGAAGAAAACGGCTCATATGATCTCATTGCACCCTACGACGGCGGCGATCTATCACTTTTCCAGCTGGAACGCACGGCCGATATCATGTTCTCGTCCGAACATATGCTCACCATCCTAAATAACCCCCGGTATCTAGCTCGGTTTCGTGATTTTCTTCTCGAAGAACGGCCACGCTCGATTATTACTCTCACCTACTATCTTAATGCATCCAAGGCGCTCAAGGCAATTCAATATGCCAATGCGCTTGTTCGTCTCTCGGTTGACGTACCCCCTCCAGTGGTTCAGACGGACGGGGAAGCTGCCGGGGCGACTGTGAACCGGGTTTTGGAGCAGCGTGTTGTGGACGGGCTGTTGGCTCTGACTGCCGAGGAACTTCCTGCATTCATCACATCACGATGCATCGCCATCACAAGCAAGATCGTCGAGCAGCGAGTCCGAGGAACCTTACCGATGAAGTTTCGCGGGAATTCGAATGCCCTGGCAGAAGTCTTTTGCTTGACGGACCCATCACGACCTGACAATCCAATTATTTTCGCATCAGAGG AGTTTCATAGGACAACACAGTACGGCATGGATTATGGGCTTGGTCGAAATTGTCGCTTCCTACAAGGCCCGAAGACAAATGCAAACAGTGTTCGTCGTCTTCGCGAAGCGATCCATGCAGGCCAGCATCACTCGGAGATGTTTCTCAATTA TCGTCGCGATGGCTCTCCATTCATGAACCTACTGCAGTGCGCACCACTATGCGACAGCCACGGCCATGTCAAGTACTTCGTCGGCGCCCAGATTGATGTCTCGGGACTCGCAATGGATGGAGTATCAATGGAATCTTTGATGGAACTACAACATAAATACCGCGGTCCCGATGAAGACAGCATCGCTGAGTCACCAGAACCAGAAGCAAAGGACGAGTTCCGGGAACTGACCGAGCTTTTCAGTCCGCGAGAACTCTCCGCTGTTCTACAGCATGGTGGACACTTGTTTCAACCCAAAGCCCTCCAGTCTCCACATCAACCGCGATCGTGGTTGCAGACTGATATATCACAAGACAGGGAGACTGAATCGCTTCGTCTACAGGATGTGAAATCACCCTTTTCCCGCATGTCATTTGTGGGCGTGTATGAAAAT TATCTCCTCGTTCGACCCTACCCTTCGCTCCGGATTCTGTTCACATCACCCGCCCTCCAGATTCCAGGGATTCTACAATCACCCTTCTTATCGCGCATCGGCAGTTCCTCGGCCGTGAAGGAGGACCTGCTACAGGCTATGAAGGTTGGTCGCAGTGTCACTGCGCGTATCAGGTGGGCGACGCGATCCAACCCCGACGGTCGCTATCGCTGGGTCCATTGCACGCCTTTACTAGCGAATAATGGTCAAGTGGGTGTGTGGATGGTTGTAGTTGTGGATGATGGATAA
- a CDS encoding Heat shock protein 42, whose protein sequence is MSIKALNQNIPSLGFGPNVDEQGLSDPSFVPHGEGSHPYPSPWSFQSGNGQAGHPGHPYASVLGQFIDVDFFNEANNETGNASASHKRSPYPGPQGHHPTYHFPGYAQQPHAYRNPAEGRNRNSHSWDGDKFRPSFPPHAYQFPGGSHNASLIHQQSDRYPGNASGGTSFSRQPYSLPYGQQGGHGNRGWGGHSSFGQANFGGPSFGSHGRGGCEVPRASEGPCGSRPTRSQPPPCAFPSTGSEKYRPEVDVFDTPETFVIHVPLPGAKKEDIEVNWDPKTVELIIAGVIGRPGSEDLVKMIVLDERTLGAFERKVRLGSTANPPKIDGDAVSAKLEDGVLVVTVPKTEADDVDVKKVEVE, encoded by the coding sequence ATGTCTATCAAAGCTCTCAACCAGAATATCCCATCCTTGGGCTTTGGCCCCAACGTGGACGAGCAGGGTTTATCTGACCCTTCCTTTGTTCCTCATGGCGAAGGTAGCCACCCGTATCCCAGCCCGTGGTCTTTCCAGTCTGGCAACGGTCAAGCCGGCCATCCCGGCCATCCCTACGCATCTGTGTTGGGCCAATTCATCGACGTGGACTTCTTCAACGAAGCCAACAATGAGACTGGTAATGCCTCCGCTTCTCATAAGCGATCCCCATACCCAGGCCCGCAAGGTCATCATCCAACATACCATTTCCCGGGCTACGCTCAGCAGCCACACGCCTATCGTAACCCTGCGGAGGGTCGAAACAGAAACTCCCATTCTTGGGATGGTGACAAGTTCAGGCCATCCTTCCCTCCTCATGCGTACCAGTTTCCGGGCGGGTCGCATAACGCGAGTCTAATCCACCAACAATCTGACAGATACCCAGGTAACGCTTCCGGTGGTACTTCCTTCTCTCGGCAGCCATACTCATTGCCCTATGGTCAACAAGGTGGACACGGGAACAGAGGATGGGGTGGGCACAGCTCCTTTGGCCAGGCAAATTTTGGTGGCCCTTCATTTGGCAGCCACGGGCGAGGGGGCTGCGAAGTGCCTCGCGCGTCTGAAGGCCCCTGTGGATCtagaccaactagatcaCAGCCGCCACCCTGCGCATTCCCCTCCACTGGATCTGAGAAATACAGACCTGAGGTTGATGTATTCGATACCCCAGAGACATTTGTGATTCACGTGCCCCTCCCCGGTGCGAAGAAGGAAGATATCGAAGTGAACTGGGATCCGAAGACGGTGGAACTCATCATTGCCGGTGTGATTGGTCGACCTGGATCTGAAGACCTGGTCAAGATGATTGTGTTAGATGAGCGTACGCTTGGGGCGTTTGAGCGTAAGGTGCGATTGGGGAGCACAGCAAATCCACCCAAGATCGACGGAGATGCGGTTTCTGCTAAGTTAGAGGATGGGGTTCTTGTTGTTACGGTGCCGAAGACGGAGGCGGATGATGTTGACGTTAAGAAGGTTGAGGTTGAGTGA